Part of the Streptomyces sp. f51 genome is shown below.
CGCGTACGGCGTCCGCGGTGGCGTGACCCTCGCCTCCGGCGACCCCATCGGTGACCCGGAGGCCTGGCCCGGCGCGATCGAAGCATGGCTGCGGGAGGCACGGCGGCACGCGTGGACACCCGCGGTGATGGGCGCGAGCGAGGAGGCCGGGACCGTCTACGCCCGGCACGGCCTGGACGCTCTGGAACTCGGTGACGAAGCCATAGTGGACCGGTCCGACTTCACCCTGGAGGGGCGCGCCATGCGGGGCGTCCGGCAGGCGCACAAACGCGTCAGGCGCGCCGGTTACACGGTCCGCGTACGGCGGCACGAGGACATCCCCGAGGCCGAGATGGCCGCCCTGACCGACAAGGCGGACCAGTGGCGCGACGGTGAGACCGAACGCGGCTTCTCCATGGCGCTGGGCCGGCTGGGAGACCCCGCCGACGGACGCTGCGTGATGCTGGAGTGCCATGACAGCGAAGGCGAACCCCGGGCCGTCCTGAGCTTCGTGCCGTGGGGTGAGCGGGGCCTTTCGCTGGACCTGATGCGCCGCGACCGCAACTCCGACAACGGGCTCATGGAGTTCATGGTGATCGAGCTGCTGCTGAACGCCGAGGAGTTCGGCGTCGAGCGGGTCTCCCTGAACTTCGCGATGTTCCGGTCCGTCTTCGAGCGCGGCACCCGGCTGGGCGCGGGACCTGTGCTGCGGCTGTGGTGTTCGGTACTGACGTTCCTCTCGCGCTGGTGGCAGCTCGAATCGCTGTACCGGGCCAACGCCAAGTACCGGCCGGTCTGGGAGCCTCGCTATCTCCTCTTCGAGAAGAGCGCCGACCTTCCCCGCATCGGCATCGCGGCGGCCCGCGCGGAGGGCTTCCTCGCCCCGCCGGCCCTGCCCCGGTTCGCCTCGCGCCGCCCGGCGCAGCCGGACCGCCGGCCCCAGGCGGCGCCCGTGACCCCGTCGCCGGCCCCGTCCGAAAGTCCCGCGTCCTCCGCGGCGGGCGACTAGTCCGCGTCACGGGCCGCGGCCCACTCCCGCCGGAACACAGCCGGGCACCCCACGCGGGGTGCCCGGCTGTTCCGTCTCCGTCGGACCACTCCCCCGGTCAGACCGTCCCGTCGGCGACCTCGACCCGGCCGACCGTCGGAAAACGGCCGTTCATCGCGGAGTTGGCCGGACCCACGCCATCGACGGGACGGTTCACGGGCGTCACTGTCAGTGCCGTGGTGCACACTCACGATCAATGGCCGTACGCATGGGGAGGACACCGTGTTCAGGGGGATCGACGAGGTCGACTGGGCCTCGATGGAGCATGCCTACGGAAGTGCCGCGGACGTGCCGGAGCTGCTGCGGGGGCTCGCCTCGCCATTCCCCCAGGAGCGGGAGACCGCGCTCGACGGGATGTACGGAGCGGTGCACCACCAGGGCGACGTGTACGACTCGACGCTCGCGTCCATCCCCTTCCTGTTCACGCTCGCCGGGCGGACGGGTCTGCCCGACCGGGGCGGAATCGTCGAACTGCTCGCCAGCATCGGCGGATCGGAGGCCGGGGACGACATCGCGTACGCGGACGACACCGGGGACGGCGAGGACTCCCAGGGTCCCCAGAGCCCAGATGACCCTGGGGAGTCCGGGGAGTCCGGGGTGGACAAGCACGGGATGGCGCGTGCGGCGGTCCGGGCCGGTGCCGGGCTCTTCCTGGAACTCGTCACGGACGGGGACCCGGAGGTGCGTCGCGCCGCGCCGTCGGCACTCGTCCGCTTCCACCGTGAACCGCCGCGCGTCCTTGCCCTGTTGAGCGACCGGCTGCGGGACGAACCGGACGACGCCGTACGGCTGGCGCTGGTCGAGGCCCTCGGACTCCTCGTGCGGCTGCACGGGACTTCCGCGGCCCCCGCGGTGGACCGTCTGGTGTCGCTGTCCGGCCCGGCGCACGACCCAGGACTGCGGCTCGCGGCGCTCGGACAGCTCGCCTCGTGCGCCGCCGACCGCCTCCCCCAGGACCTCGTGCCCACGGTCGTCGGCCTGCTCCACACCAGGTCACAGCGGATACGGCCGCCCGGCGAGCCCGTCCGGACGTCCTCCGACACCCTCCTCGGCAGTCTGCGCCGGATGCGGCCCGCGGACGAGGAGGGAGCGCGGCTGCTCCGTACGCTCCACCAGGCGCTCGGCGCCCGTACGGGAGACCGGATCGCCCTGCTGAAGGGCCAGTTGAGCAGCCGGAACACGGCGGACCGGTGCAACGCCGTGTGGATGTCGGCGGGACTGTTCCGTGAGTGGCGGGGCGCGTACGAGGAGCCGGTCGCGCTGATCGGTGAGCAACTCGGCTCGGACGAGGAGCGGTTGCGCTCCGCCGCGGTGTCCGTGCTGGAGTTCCTGTTCACCCTGGCGGCTCCGGCGGCCGAACGCCTGGCCGCCCTCGTGGAGTCGGGCTCCGCGTCCCGGGGGTCCGGTGCGGCGATGCTGGACCGCCCCTTGAAGGCCCTGGCCCGGTGCGGGGACGCGCGGGCGGTACCGGCCCTCGCCGAGGTGCTGCGCCATCCGGCCGTGCCGAACGAGACCGGGTACGCGATCGGCTACCTGGGACCTGCCGCGGAGCCCCTCGCCCCGCTGCTGCGGAAACGGCTGGCCGAGGTCCCGCTCGACGCGCATGACACCTACGACCGCGCAGCCCCGTTGCTGTCCGCCCTCGGCACGCTCCGGTACACCGAAGCCGTGCCGGAAGTCCTCCGCCTGTTGCAGGGCATACCGCCCGAACTGCGGCTCCGGGACGCCCTGGTGAAGGTGGTGGCCCAAACGCTCGGCGCCTTCGGGCCGGGGGCGCGTGCGGCCGTACCGACGTTGCGGGGCCTGCTGACGGGCGAGAACGCCGTGGCGGCGGCCGACGCGCTGCGAGCCGTGGAAGGGGACGCGGAGGAGGTCCTTCCGGCGCTGCTCCGGGCGCTGGGCCCGGAGCGTGACGCGGGCGGTCGCCGGACGGCCGCCGAAACCCTGGGCCGCATCGGGGCCGCTGCCGCGCCCGCGCTGCCCGGACTGCGCCGGATGGCGGGCTCGGCCGAGGTAGGGGAGCGGACGGCCGCCGCGTGCGCCCTGTGGGACGTCGGCGGAGACCCCGGACCCGTCCTGCCGGTGTTCCGTGAGGCCTGGCGGCGGAACGCGTACACGCGGCGCACCATCACCGCGTGCCTCGTCCGGATGGGCGGCGCGGGCACACCCGTCCACGACCTGGTCCGTACGGAACTGGCCTCGCCCAGACGCCACCGGGCCCGTTCCGGCGGCCACGGCAGCCACGACGTACTCGACGACGAGTTGCTGCTGAGGGACTGCCGGACGGCCCTGGAGGCGGCCTGACGAACCCGAAGGCCGGAGGCCATGAAGGCCGGGGTCCGGAGGCCGGGGTCCGGGGTCCGGAGGCCGGGGTCCGGGGTCCGGAGGCCGGGGTCCGGAGGCCGGGGTCCGGAGGCCAGGGACCGGAGGCCGGGGTCCGCGAAGACCGGGTTCCGGGGGCCGTGACGCCGTTTCGCGGGGACGGACCGCATGCGGCACCGTCGACGGGCGACCCGGCCCGAGTGGCGCCAGGCGGTGCCGTGGGGTCTCGTCCGGTCAGCTGGTCATCCGGCCCCACAGGGGGCCGACCCGCTCCCACTCCTCGTCCCAGCGGTCCACGCGCCGCCGTTCCAGCCGGCCCCGGAGCAGACGGCCGACGGCGAAGGGGCCCGCCGCCACGCCCCCGGACGCGAACACACCGATCAGACAGGCCCGCAGCCGGGCCACGGCGACGGTCGGCGGCCGGGTGACGAGCCGGCCCTTGGCATCCGTCCACACCAGGACCGGCGTGTCCGCCGAGGTGCCGGCCGAGACCCGCACCTGGCCGGAGCGAGCGGTGCCGTCCGGCCCCGTCCAGCGGACCTTCGTCCACACGACGTGGCCGCCGGGCTCGTCGGCCCCCGCGTTCGGCGCGTCCGCGACCAGCCGGGCGGGGACGGTACGCGACTCCGCACGCTCGCGCGCGAGCGTGTCCTCCACGGCGCGAACCGTCACCAGGCCCGCGACCGCGCCGCCCAGCAGCGCGAACGCCCAGGCCGCGAGCATGATCCATGCCTCCAGGACATCGCTCCGCCGCCGCAGCGGGTTGCGCCGCCACCGCCACAGCCAGACCTTCGGACCACGGAATGCCGCCATCGAGGGCATCCTCCTCACGACCGCACGGACACGCCACATCTCCTTTCCTTACGCGCGCGCTCCGCGTGCTGCTCACGCCTCGTCCCCCACGGCTCGCCCGGCCCGCGGAACCAGAGGGCCGCCGCCCCTTTCCGGCGGGGGTCACGCGGACGGCTCCGCGAGCATCCTCCGTCCGCCGACACGACCCGTCCGACCTGCGCGGACGCCGGGCCGAAGGGTGACTGTCGGTGCCGGGGTGCAGACTGGCCCGTAGCGCAGACAACGACGTCGCGGAGGTGGCCGGTCATGGCCGACGTACTGCTCACGGTAGGCACCCGCAAAGGCCTCTTCATCGGGCGACGACGCGGCGGCACCTGGGAGTTCGACGAGAGCCCGTACTTCAACGCGCAGGCCGTGTACTCGGTCGCGATCGACTCCCGGGGCGAGCGGCCGCGGCTGCTGGTCGGCGGGGACAGCGCGCACTGGGGCCCGTCCGTGTTCCACTCCGACGACCTGGGCCGTACGTGGACCGAACCAACCCGGCCGGCCGTCAGGTTCCCCAAGGAGACGGGGGCCTCGCTGGAGCGGGTGTGGCAGCTCCACCCGGCGGCCGCCGAACCGGACGTGGTGTACGCGGGAACGGAACCGGCCGCCCTGTACCGCTCGGAGGACCGGGGCGAGTCCTTCGAACTCGTACGCCCCCTGTGGGAACACCCCACCCGCTCCCGGTGGGTCCCCGGCGGAGGTGGTGAGGGGCTGCACACCATCCTGACCGACGAGCGCGACCCGGCGGCCGTGACGGTCGCCGTGTCCACGGCCGGGGTCTTCCGTACCGCCGACGGCGGCGCGAGCTGGGAGCCGGCCAACTCCGGTGTCTCCGCGGTGTTCCTGCCGGATCCGAACCCGGAGTTCGGCCAGTGCGTGCACAAGGTCGCGCGCGACGCCGTCGACCCGGACCGGCTCTATCTACAGAACCACTGGGGCGTGTACCGCAGCGACGACGGGGCCGGGCAGTGGACCGACATCGGCGCGGACCTGCCGTCCACGTTCGGATTCACGGTGGCCGCGCACCCGCACCGCGGCGACACGGCCTATGTCTTCCCGATCAACGCCGACGCGGACCGGGTCCCGGCCGACCGCCGCTGCCGGGTCTTCCGTACGGAGGACGCGGGCACGACCTGGGAACCGCTGACGGCGGGACTGCCCTCCGAGGACCACTACGGCACGGTGCTGCGCGACGCGCTGTGCACGGACGGCTCGGACCCGGCGGGCGTGTACTTCGGCAACCGCAACGGCGAGGTGTACGCGTCGGCGGACGACGGCGACAGCTGGCGGCAACTCGCCTCGCATCTGCCGGACGTGCTGTGCGTCCGCGCGGCGGTGACGGCCTGACCGCGGCCAGCCACGCGGGCGGGCCGGGTTCGACCGGCGGGAGCGACGGCCCGCCGGCATGCGGACGCGCTCCCGCCACGGTCGTGGCGTCCGCTCCCCTGGACCTCAACGGCCCGCGCCGGCAGGCGTCTTGTGCCCGGACACGTCCCATTCGGCAACGAAACGGTCATCCCCGGTCGTGGGACGGCCACCAGTTTGATCTCGGCCATGTGCACGGCAGTAGGGTGACGCCCGTGGCACCAAGACCGTTGCACGAGATCGTCGAACCGGGCTGGGCGAAAGCCCTCGAACCCGTGGCCGGACGGATCGCCCAGATGGGCGACTTCCTGCGCGCGGAGATCGCCGCGGGACGCACGTACCTACCTGCCGGGGCGCATGTCCTGCGGGCGTTCCAGCAGCCCTTCGACGAGGTACGCGTCCTCATCGTCGGGCAGGACCCGTACCCGACCCCGGGACACGCGGTGGGCCTGTCCTTCTCGGTGGCCCCCGAGGTACGCCCCCTGCCGCCCAGCCTGATCAACATCTTCACCGAGCTGAGGAACGACCTCGGCGCGCCCCAGCCGTCCAACGGTGACCTCACGCCCTGGACGGAGCAGGGCGTGCTGCTGCTCAACAAGGCGCTGACGACGGCGCCCCGCAGCCCCGCGGCACACCGCGGCAAGGGCTGGGAGGAAGTGACCGAACAGGCGATACGCGCCCTGGCCGCGCGCGGCCGGCCGCTCGTGTCCATCCTGTGGGGCCGCGACGCGCGCAATCTGCGCCCCCTGCTCGGCAGTCTCCCCTCGGTGGAGTCCGCGCACCCCTCGCCCATGTCGGCCGACCGCGGCTTCTTCGGCTCACGTCCCTTCAGCCGCGCCAACGACCTGCTGGCCCAGCAGGGAGCCGAGCCGGTGGACTGGCGCCTGCCGTGACCTCCGGCGGAGTGCGCGGCGGTCCACGGGACGGGCGAAGCCCTGCCGTGGTGCTGGCCGTGGACTCCGGAGGCTCGGGACTGCGCGTGGCTCTCGCCGCGCACCCGGTACCGAAGGGGCCGGGCGCTCCCGCAGTCCGTGCGGGCGCGCCGTCGCCCGCCCCGGTCCCGCTCGGCGCCCCGCTGACCTCGCGGGAGCCGGTCCGCACCGGTCCGCGCGGGATCTCCGCCCGCCATCTGCTCGATCAACTGCTGCCGATGGCACGCCGGTTGATGGCCGAGGCGGGCACCGAACGGATCGCGGCCGTCGCCGTCGGCGCGGCCGGCCTCGCGACGCTCGGCGACGAACTACGGGACGAACTGCCGGGCGCGCTGGAACGTGAGCTGGGAGTGCGCCGGCTCGCCCTGGCGGCCGACGCGGTGACCGCGTACACGGGCGCCCTCGGCCCTCGCGCGGGGGCCGTGATCGCCGCGGGCACCGGCATGATCGCGACGGGCACCGACCTCACGTCGTGGCGCAGGGCCGACGGCTGGGGCCATCTCCTCGGCGACTGCGGCGGCGGAGCCTGGATCGGCCGCGCCGGCCTGGAAGCGGCCCTGCGCG
Proteins encoded:
- a CDS encoding phosphatidylglycerol lysyltransferase domain-containing protein, translated to MSVQQSALIPEQRNASSRRGARSGRAGDGIRPRAAAFTVWYLRLLALLNIVAVISLPFREEVHEHNGGEFFTPYLATAGLVSAALALFLALVMRRRKRAAWIFNLLLAGPLLALYGVALTQDRYQRHVFNWVSALLTALFVVALLLGRKEFHAVGDRSNPRLALAVGAGGLLVSATLGTLLVSATNRVSGTPLSDRIAYTLLRGISVGPLADRFDTVVAPRWVDILVNILMAATFLLVLYACFRSPRGLELLGEEDETRLRALLARHGERDSLGYFALRRDKSVIWSPSGKAAIAYGVRGGVTLASGDPIGDPEAWPGAIEAWLREARRHAWTPAVMGASEEAGTVYARHGLDALELGDEAIVDRSDFTLEGRAMRGVRQAHKRVRRAGYTVRVRRHEDIPEAEMAALTDKADQWRDGETERGFSMALGRLGDPADGRCVMLECHDSEGEPRAVLSFVPWGERGLSLDLMRRDRNSDNGLMEFMVIELLLNAEEFGVERVSLNFAMFRSVFERGTRLGAGPVLRLWCSVLTFLSRWWQLESLYRANAKYRPVWEPRYLLFEKSADLPRIGIAAARAEGFLAPPALPRFASRRPAQPDRRPQAAPVTPSPAPSESPASSAAGD
- a CDS encoding HEAT repeat domain-containing protein, producing the protein MFRGIDEVDWASMEHAYGSAADVPELLRGLASPFPQERETALDGMYGAVHHQGDVYDSTLASIPFLFTLAGRTGLPDRGGIVELLASIGGSEAGDDIAYADDTGDGEDSQGPQSPDDPGESGESGVDKHGMARAAVRAGAGLFLELVTDGDPEVRRAAPSALVRFHREPPRVLALLSDRLRDEPDDAVRLALVEALGLLVRLHGTSAAPAVDRLVSLSGPAHDPGLRLAALGQLASCAADRLPQDLVPTVVGLLHTRSQRIRPPGEPVRTSSDTLLGSLRRMRPADEEGARLLRTLHQALGARTGDRIALLKGQLSSRNTADRCNAVWMSAGLFREWRGAYEEPVALIGEQLGSDEERLRSAAVSVLEFLFTLAAPAAERLAALVESGSASRGSGAAMLDRPLKALARCGDARAVPALAEVLRHPAVPNETGYAIGYLGPAAEPLAPLLRKRLAEVPLDAHDTYDRAAPLLSALGTLRYTEAVPEVLRLLQGIPPELRLRDALVKVVAQTLGAFGPGARAAVPTLRGLLTGENAVAAADALRAVEGDAEEVLPALLRALGPERDAGGRRTAAETLGRIGAAAAPALPGLRRMAGSAEVGERTAAACALWDVGGDPGPVLPVFREAWRRNAYTRRTITACLVRMGGAGTPVHDLVRTELASPRRHRARSGGHGSHDVLDDELLLRDCRTALEAA
- a CDS encoding exo-alpha-sialidase, with protein sequence MADVLLTVGTRKGLFIGRRRGGTWEFDESPYFNAQAVYSVAIDSRGERPRLLVGGDSAHWGPSVFHSDDLGRTWTEPTRPAVRFPKETGASLERVWQLHPAAAEPDVVYAGTEPAALYRSEDRGESFELVRPLWEHPTRSRWVPGGGGEGLHTILTDERDPAAVTVAVSTAGVFRTADGGASWEPANSGVSAVFLPDPNPEFGQCVHKVARDAVDPDRLYLQNHWGVYRSDDGAGQWTDIGADLPSTFGFTVAAHPHRGDTAYVFPINADADRVPADRRCRVFRTEDAGTTWEPLTAGLPSEDHYGTVLRDALCTDGSDPAGVYFGNRNGEVYASADDGDSWRQLASHLPDVLCVRAAVTA
- a CDS encoding uracil-DNA glycosylase, which codes for MAPRPLHEIVEPGWAKALEPVAGRIAQMGDFLRAEIAAGRTYLPAGAHVLRAFQQPFDEVRVLIVGQDPYPTPGHAVGLSFSVAPEVRPLPPSLINIFTELRNDLGAPQPSNGDLTPWTEQGVLLLNKALTTAPRSPAAHRGKGWEEVTEQAIRALAARGRPLVSILWGRDARNLRPLLGSLPSVESAHPSPMSADRGFFGSRPFSRANDLLAQQGAEPVDWRLP
- a CDS encoding BadF/BadG/BcrA/BcrD ATPase family protein; amino-acid sequence: MVLAVDSGGSGLRVALAAHPVPKGPGAPAVRAGAPSPAPVPLGAPLTSREPVRTGPRGISARHLLDQLLPMARRLMAEAGTERIAAVAVGAAGLATLGDELRDELPGALERELGVRRLALAADAVTAYTGALGPRAGAVIAAGTGMIATGTDLTSWRRADGWGHLLGDCGGGAWIGRAGLEAALRAFDGRPGGSAGLLARAREVFGPMPELPGLLYPRTDRAAVLASFAPEVAALAGSDRVAEDILRAAARQMAESAAAVCPAGDEPHLALTGGVFNLGAALLGPLEEELAERLPHARRVPAAGDPLDGALRIAAGLADGRLALPPDERMLSVVTEKAVPGGV